One part of the Streptomyces sp. NBC_00286 genome encodes these proteins:
- a CDS encoding amidase: MTELTELTALQLVEGYRKGEFSPVEATRDALRRAEEIQPSVNAFVRLTADEALERARESAERWRRGEPAGLLDGVPVTVKDILLMRGGPTLKGSNTVRVEGRWDEDAPSVARLREHGAVFVGKTTTPEFGWKGVTDSPQSGITRNPYDLSRTPGGSSGGSAAAVAMGAGPLSLGTDGGGSVRIPAAFCGIFALKPTYGRVPLYPASAFGTLAHVGPMTRDAADAALLMDVISGTDARDWSALAPPTGRFTDALDGGVRGLRVAYSPSLGGQVPVHPGVAAAVRRGVEGLASLGAFVEEADPDFTEPVEAFHTLWFSGAARVTQNLGPHQRELLDPGLREICDLGARYSALDYLAAVDVRMDLGRRMGRFHEKYDLLVTPTLPITAFEAGAEVPKGSGHRRWTGWTPFTYPFNMSQQPAASVPVGLDGDGLPVGLQLVAARHRDDLVLRAAHALYEAGVAHVDPPPSAPLEAR, from the coding sequence ATGACCGAGCTCACCGAGCTGACCGCGCTGCAACTCGTCGAGGGGTACCGCAAGGGCGAATTCAGCCCCGTGGAAGCGACGCGGGACGCTCTCCGACGGGCCGAGGAGATCCAGCCCTCCGTGAACGCCTTCGTGCGCCTCACCGCCGACGAGGCGCTCGAGCGGGCGCGGGAGTCGGCCGAGCGCTGGCGGCGCGGTGAGCCGGCCGGGCTCCTGGACGGGGTGCCGGTCACGGTGAAGGACATCCTGCTGATGCGAGGCGGGCCCACCCTGAAGGGCTCCAACACCGTGCGCGTGGAAGGACGTTGGGACGAGGACGCGCCCTCGGTGGCCCGGCTGCGCGAGCACGGCGCCGTCTTTGTCGGCAAGACGACGACGCCGGAGTTCGGGTGGAAGGGCGTCACGGACTCGCCGCAGTCGGGGATCACGCGGAATCCGTACGACCTGTCGCGTACGCCGGGCGGTTCGAGCGGCGGAAGTGCGGCGGCCGTGGCCATGGGCGCGGGCCCGCTGTCGCTGGGCACGGACGGCGGCGGCAGTGTCCGTATCCCCGCCGCCTTCTGCGGAATCTTCGCGCTGAAGCCGACGTACGGGCGGGTGCCGCTGTATCCGGCGAGCGCCTTCGGGACGCTCGCGCACGTGGGACCGATGACGCGGGACGCCGCCGACGCGGCTCTCCTGATGGACGTGATCAGCGGTACGGACGCCCGCGACTGGTCCGCGCTCGCGCCGCCCACCGGGCGGTTCACGGACGCGCTGGACGGCGGCGTGCGGGGGCTGCGGGTCGCGTACTCGCCCTCCCTGGGCGGGCAGGTGCCCGTACACCCGGGTGTCGCGGCGGCCGTGCGGCGGGGTGTGGAGGGGCTCGCGTCTCTCGGCGCGTTCGTCGAGGAGGCCGACCCCGATTTCACCGAGCCGGTGGAGGCCTTCCACACCCTGTGGTTCAGCGGGGCCGCGCGGGTGACGCAGAATCTCGGGCCGCATCAGCGGGAGCTGCTGGATCCGGGGCTGCGGGAGATCTGCGATCTGGGTGCCCGTTACAGCGCGCTCGACTATCTGGCCGCGGTGGACGTACGGATGGACCTGGGCCGGCGGATGGGCCGCTTCCACGAGAAGTACGACCTGCTGGTCACGCCGACGCTGCCGATCACCGCGTTCGAGGCGGGCGCGGAGGTGCCGAAGGGCTCGGGGCACCGGCGCTGGACGGGCTGGACCCCGTTCACGTACCCCTTCAACATGTCGCAGCAGCCCGCGGCCAGCGTCCCTGTCGGCCTGGACGGCGACGGGCTGCCGGTGGGCCTGCAGCTCGTGGCCGCCCGCCACCGGGACGACCTGGTGCTACGAGCGGCACACGCGCTGTACGAGGCGGGGGTCGCCCATGTGGATCCCCCGCCAAGCGCTCCGCTGGAAGCACGGTGA
- the ehuB gene encoding ectoine/hydroxyectoine ABC transporter substrate-binding protein EhuB has translation MARPHANRSGTDNGSLRGLSRRSLLTGAAALGAAGSLGVAGCSRVPDEGKVLGGSLLDTLKDQGSVKIGIASEPPFGYVGDDGQATGEAPAIAKVIFERLGIGEIKPVPVEFGALIPGLKARQFDVVSAGMYINPDRCEQVLFSDPDYLMLDAFIVRKGNPHGIKTYEDVKAKNLKLASGKAYAQIDSAKAAGIGNILILPDQVAGLDAVAQGRVDAFAGTRITVSDAVKGSNRAEATEPFQPEIDGKPVYGAGGFAFRLSEQNFRDAFNEELLKLKENNYKELLEIVRPFGFGMAEMTDLTAKELCAG, from the coding sequence ATGGCTCGACCACACGCAAACCGATCAGGAACCGACAACGGGTCCCTCAGAGGTCTCAGCCGCCGCTCTTTGCTCACAGGAGCGGCGGCGCTGGGCGCTGCGGGAAGTCTCGGGGTGGCGGGCTGCAGCCGCGTCCCCGACGAGGGAAAGGTGCTGGGAGGCAGCCTGCTGGACACCCTGAAGGATCAGGGGTCCGTGAAAATCGGCATCGCCAGCGAGCCGCCGTTCGGTTATGTGGGAGACGACGGACAGGCCACCGGAGAAGCCCCCGCTATCGCCAAGGTTATCTTCGAGCGGCTCGGCATCGGCGAGATCAAGCCAGTGCCGGTGGAGTTCGGCGCCCTCATTCCCGGACTGAAGGCCCGACAGTTCGATGTGGTGTCCGCCGGGATGTACATCAATCCCGACCGGTGCGAGCAAGTGCTCTTCTCCGACCCGGACTACCTGATGCTGGACGCCTTCATCGTCAGGAAGGGCAATCCGCACGGCATCAAGACGTATGAGGACGTCAAGGCGAAGAATCTCAAGCTCGCCTCGGGAAAGGCCTACGCCCAAATCGACTCGGCCAAGGCCGCGGGTATCGGCAACATCCTGATCCTGCCGGACCAGGTCGCCGGCCTCGACGCGGTGGCCCAGGGGCGGGTGGACGCCTTCGCGGGTACCCGCATCACGGTCAGCGACGCGGTGAAGGGATCCAACCGGGCCGAGGCGACCGAACCCTTCCAGCCCGAGATCGACGGAAAGCCCGTCTACGGCGCGGGCGGATTCGCCTTCCGGCTGTCCGAGCAGAACTTCCGTGACGCCTTCAACGAGGAACTGCTCAAGCTCAAGGAGAACAACTACAAGGAGCTTCTCGAGATCGTCAGGCCCTTCGGTTTCGGCATGGCGGAGATGACCGATCTCACCGCGAAGGAGCTGTGTGCCGGATGA
- a CDS encoding DUF3592 domain-containing protein → MIDFLFYMVPSVILAVVLFGAYRVVRRSLQIRSAWRSGLTAEGRCLRMFTTTHGGSNDTSVRTTLHHVYEFTARDGQTVRFEEEDGPATIVEGDFVTVYYAEGRDVVATAKEPRRARLAASTVAILAFLGVAAVFCIGFMVTYNQTSDVFGFEETPSNTSDTVVVDGVTMTP, encoded by the coding sequence ATGATCGACTTCTTGTTCTACATGGTGCCGAGCGTGATCCTGGCCGTGGTCCTCTTCGGCGCGTACCGCGTGGTGCGCCGCTCGCTGCAGATCCGCAGCGCCTGGCGCAGCGGCCTCACGGCCGAGGGGCGCTGTCTGCGGATGTTCACGACGACGCACGGCGGCAGCAACGACACGTCCGTGAGGACCACGCTGCACCACGTCTACGAGTTCACGGCTCGCGACGGCCAGACGGTTCGCTTCGAGGAGGAGGACGGCCCGGCGACGATCGTCGAGGGCGACTTCGTCACCGTGTACTACGCCGAGGGCCGCGATGTGGTCGCCACGGCGAAGGAGCCGCGCCGGGCCAGGCTGGCGGCGTCCACCGTTGCCATCCTGGCGTTCCTCGGGGTGGCCGCGGTGTTCTGTATCGGCTTCATGGTCACGTACAACCAGACGTCCGACGTCTTCGGCTTCGAGGAGACCCCGAGCAATACCAGCGACACCGTCGTCGTCGACGGCGTCACGATGACCCCGTGA
- a CDS encoding DUF3830 family protein — protein MADRYIDVSLTKRGVHCTAKLLDDRAPITCEAVWNALPLGSDVYHAKYARNEIYTLLPAFAPDEPPLENPTVTPIPGDLCYFSFSGTQLGTKSYGYGGASGVQHGTPVIDLALFYERNNLLINADVGWVPGIVWGQVVDGLEAMAEACNDLWRAGALGETLSFRRA, from the coding sequence ATGGCCGACCGTTACATCGACGTCTCCCTGACCAAGCGCGGAGTCCACTGCACCGCAAAGCTCCTCGACGACCGCGCCCCCATCACCTGCGAGGCGGTGTGGAACGCGCTCCCGCTCGGCAGCGACGTCTACCACGCGAAGTACGCCCGCAACGAGATCTACACCCTGCTCCCCGCCTTCGCCCCCGACGAACCCCCGCTCGAAAACCCCACCGTCACCCCCATCCCCGGCGATCTGTGCTACTTCTCCTTCTCCGGCACACAGCTGGGCACGAAGTCGTACGGCTACGGCGGGGCCTCCGGCGTCCAGCACGGCACCCCGGTCATCGACCTGGCCCTCTTCTACGAACGCAACAACCTGCTGATCAACGCCGACGTCGGCTGGGTCCCCGGCATCGTCTGGGGCCAGGTCGTGGACGGCCTGGAAGCCATGGCGGAGGCATGCAACGACCTGTGGAGGGCGGGCGCGCTGGGAGAGACGCTGAGTTTCCGTAGGGCCTGA
- the ehuA gene encoding ectoine/hydroxyectoine ABC transporter ATP-binding protein EhuA codes for MDGSELIRFDKVTKRFGSNVVLDNLDFSVDSGKHVTLIGPSGSGKTTILRLLMTLLKADEGTIKVNGDYLTHEEKNGKLVPASEKHIREVRKNIGMVFQQFNLFPNMKVLRNLTEAPVTVLGMSKEAAEERARDLLELVGLTEHIDKYPTQLSGGQQQRVAIARALAMRPKVLLLDEVTSALDPELVVGVLDVLRDIARTTDITMLCVTHEMNFARDISDAVLMFDKGRVLESGPPEKIFGEPEHERTREFLSAVL; via the coding sequence GTGGACGGCAGCGAGCTGATCCGCTTCGACAAGGTCACCAAGCGCTTCGGCAGCAACGTCGTGCTCGACAACCTCGACTTCTCGGTGGACTCCGGCAAACACGTCACGCTGATCGGCCCGTCCGGCTCCGGCAAGACGACGATCCTGCGCCTGCTGATGACCCTGCTCAAGGCCGACGAAGGCACGATCAAGGTCAACGGCGACTACCTCACCCACGAGGAGAAGAACGGCAAGCTCGTCCCGGCGAGCGAGAAGCACATCCGCGAGGTCCGCAAGAACATCGGGATGGTCTTCCAGCAGTTCAATCTCTTCCCGAACATGAAGGTGCTGCGCAACCTCACCGAGGCGCCGGTCACCGTGCTCGGCATGTCCAAGGAGGCGGCCGAGGAACGGGCCCGTGACCTGCTCGAACTGGTCGGTCTGACCGAGCACATCGACAAGTACCCGACCCAGCTCTCCGGCGGCCAGCAGCAGCGCGTCGCGATCGCGCGGGCCCTAGCCATGCGGCCGAAGGTGCTGCTTCTGGACGAGGTCACCTCGGCCCTCGACCCCGAGCTGGTCGTGGGCGTCCTCGACGTGCTGCGGGACATCGCCCGCACCACCGACATCACGATGCTCTGCGTGACCCACGAGATGAACTTCGCCCGGGACATCTCGGACGCGGTCCTGATGTTCGACAAGGGCCGCGTCCTGGAATCCGGCCCCCCGGAGAAGATCTTCGGCGAACCGGAGCACGAGCGGACGCGGGAGTTCTTGAGCGCGGTGCTGTAG
- the ehuD gene encoding ectoine/hydroxyectoine ABC transporter permease subunit EhuD, with protein MNWDWQVVDDFMPRFWDGVLVTLQALAIGTLIAFALGLVWAMAQRSTLVWVRWPVIAFTEFIRNTPLLVQLFFLFYVVPNFGPSMSPLTTGIIGLGLHYSTYTAEVYRAGIDGVPVGQWEAATALNLPKGRTWRAVILPQAIRRVVPPLGNYVVAMLKDSPMIATIGAFDMLGEAQAFSNETFTTEAITVVGVAFIVIAYPASLLIRALERRLVR; from the coding sequence ATGAACTGGGACTGGCAAGTCGTAGACGACTTCATGCCGCGGTTCTGGGACGGCGTGCTGGTCACGCTGCAGGCCCTGGCCATCGGCACCCTGATCGCCTTCGCTCTCGGCCTCGTTTGGGCGATGGCACAGCGGTCCACGCTGGTGTGGGTGCGCTGGCCGGTCATCGCGTTCACGGAGTTCATCCGCAACACTCCGCTGCTGGTGCAGCTGTTCTTCCTGTTCTACGTGGTGCCGAACTTCGGCCCCTCGATGTCACCGCTCACCACCGGCATCATCGGCCTCGGGCTGCATTACTCCACGTACACCGCTGAGGTCTACCGCGCCGGCATCGACGGCGTGCCCGTCGGCCAGTGGGAGGCGGCCACAGCGCTGAATCTGCCCAAGGGCCGTACGTGGCGTGCGGTGATCCTGCCGCAGGCGATCCGCCGCGTCGTCCCGCCGCTGGGCAACTACGTCGTCGCCATGCTCAAGGACTCCCCGATGATCGCGACCATCGGCGCCTTCGACATGCTCGGCGAGGCCCAGGCCTTCAGCAACGAGACCTTCACCACGGAAGCCATCACCGTCGTGGGTGTGGCCTTCATCGTCATCGCCTACCCCGCTTCCCTCTTGATCCGAGCCCTGGAGCGTCGTCTTGTCCGCTGA
- a CDS encoding maleate cis-trans isomerase family protein: protein MDVSFLGGPHPQRGVGIVAPFDFALDRELWRWVPDEVSLHLTRTPFVPVEVSLDLARLVSEHETLGEAVRALNAVHPEVVAYACTSGSFVGGIAGERAMCEAMTRAGEVQSLTTSGALLEALQELGARRIALVTPYTVSVTRALEEYLAEAGIEIIGTSSLGLTRHIWKVPYRDVVDMAREAVRGAADALFISCTNLPTYDVIPQLEAELRIPVISANQVTMWAALRHMGTRAVGPYQALIDHSARQHPVTPEAMPESMPGAFPETSMPGSFPETSMPGSVPEAPIPEASIPGSVPGAMPGSVPESQGPVLPEEQEGWA from the coding sequence ATGGACGTCTCCTTCCTCGGTGGACCGCACCCACAGCGCGGTGTCGGCATCGTCGCTCCCTTCGACTTCGCCCTGGACCGCGAGCTGTGGCGCTGGGTGCCGGACGAGGTCTCACTGCATCTGACCCGCACCCCTTTTGTGCCCGTCGAGGTCAGCCTCGACCTCGCACGGCTGGTCAGTGAGCACGAGACGCTCGGCGAAGCGGTGCGCGCGCTGAACGCGGTACATCCCGAGGTCGTCGCGTACGCCTGTACGTCAGGCAGTTTCGTCGGCGGTATCGCGGGCGAGCGCGCGATGTGCGAGGCCATGACCCGGGCCGGCGAGGTGCAGTCCCTGACCACCTCCGGTGCGCTCCTCGAAGCCCTCCAGGAACTGGGCGCCCGCCGGATCGCCCTGGTCACGCCCTACACCGTGTCCGTGACCCGGGCCCTGGAGGAGTACCTCGCCGAGGCCGGCATCGAGATCATCGGCACCTCGTCCCTCGGCCTGACCCGGCACATCTGGAAGGTCCCCTACCGGGACGTCGTCGACATGGCCCGCGAGGCGGTACGCGGCGCCGCGGACGCGCTGTTCATCAGCTGCACCAACCTCCCCACGTACGACGTGATCCCGCAGCTGGAGGCCGAGCTGCGGATTCCCGTCATCTCAGCCAACCAGGTGACGATGTGGGCCGCACTGCGTCACATGGGTACGCGAGCGGTGGGGCCCTATCAGGCGCTGATCGACCATTCGGCGCGGCAGCATCCGGTGACGCCGGAAGCAATGCCGGAGTCGATGCCGGGAGCGTTCCCGGAAACATCGATGCCCGGATCGTTCCCGGAAACATCGATGCCCGGATCGGTCCCGGAAGCTCCGATCCCGGAAGCATCGATTCCGGGGTCGGTACCGGGAGCGATGCCGGGGTCGGTACCTGAGTCACAGGGGCCCGTACTGCCGGAAGAACAGGAAGGTTGGGCATGA
- a CDS encoding D-2-hydroxyacid dehydrogenase — protein MSTSTAENKPTLLVLDAEPPPRLGRLTGRARIEHADESTLASLLPSADVLLVWDFTSHAVRRAWPGDGPRPRWVHTASAGVDHLMCPELASSDTVVTNARGVFDQPIAEYVAALVLAMAKDLPRTLDLQREREWRHRESQRVAGTRACVVGSGPIGRAIEQTLKALGIKTALVGRTGRAGVHGPDELDRLMARADWVVSAAPLTDETAGMFNARRFGLMQPSARFINVGRGQLVDEDALAEALSKHWIAGAALDVFEHEPLTAESPLWELPGLIVSPHMSGDTIGWRDELGAQFVELYELWEAGEPLPNVVDKRRGYVPGH, from the coding sequence ATGTCCACGTCCACGGCTGAAAACAAGCCGACCCTTTTGGTGCTCGACGCCGAGCCGCCGCCTCGGCTCGGGCGGCTCACCGGGCGGGCCCGGATCGAGCATGCCGACGAGTCGACGCTGGCCTCGTTGCTGCCGTCCGCGGACGTCCTGCTTGTGTGGGACTTCACATCGCACGCGGTGCGGCGCGCCTGGCCCGGCGATGGGCCGCGGCCGCGGTGGGTGCACACGGCGAGCGCGGGCGTGGACCATCTGATGTGTCCGGAGCTCGCCTCGTCGGACACGGTGGTGACGAACGCGCGCGGCGTCTTCGATCAGCCGATCGCCGAGTACGTGGCCGCGCTCGTGCTGGCCATGGCCAAGGATCTGCCGCGTACGTTGGACCTTCAGCGGGAGCGGGAGTGGCGGCACCGCGAATCGCAACGGGTCGCGGGCACGCGCGCGTGCGTGGTCGGCTCCGGGCCGATCGGCCGGGCGATCGAGCAGACCCTGAAGGCGCTCGGCATCAAGACTGCTCTGGTTGGGCGTACCGGGCGTGCCGGTGTCCACGGTCCCGACGAACTCGACCGGCTGATGGCGCGGGCGGACTGGGTCGTGTCCGCCGCCCCCCTCACCGACGAGACGGCTGGAATGTTCAACGCGCGGCGCTTCGGCCTCATGCAGCCGTCCGCGCGCTTCATCAACGTCGGGCGGGGGCAGCTCGTCGATGAGGACGCGCTGGCGGAGGCTCTGTCGAAGCACTGGATCGCGGGGGCGGCGCTCGACGTCTTCGAACACGAGCCGCTCACTGCGGAGAGCCCTCTGTGGGAGCTCCCCGGCCTGATCGTGTCGCCCCACATGAGTGGCGACACGATCGGGTGGCGGGATGAACTCGGGGCGCAGTTCGTGGAGTTGTACGAGCTGTGGGAGGCGGGGGAGCCACTGCCTAACGTGGTGGACAAGCGGCGCGGGTACGTGCCGGGTCACTGA
- the ehuC gene encoding ectoine/hydroxyectoine ABC transporter permease subunit EhuC, whose product MMSSEFFTTWFLPGIWITIQVTLYSAALGAVIAFGIGLARDSRFWIVRFLAGVYFEIFRGMSALVLMFWMFFALPFFGWQLVPMWAGVSALGLTYGAYGSEIVRGSLAAVAPAQKEAGIALNFTRWQRLRLIEMPQAWPEMVPPFNNLLVELLKGTALVSVITVADMTFAGNLLRLGTNETTPIYTLLLVLYFVLAFLITRGMRLVERKAKAGIGQQPEKRGGITAKLSARGEALQASTGSAGGK is encoded by the coding sequence ATGATGAGCTCGGAGTTCTTCACCACGTGGTTCCTGCCGGGTATCTGGATCACCATCCAGGTGACGTTGTACTCGGCTGCTCTGGGCGCGGTCATCGCGTTCGGGATCGGTCTGGCACGCGATTCGCGATTCTGGATCGTACGTTTTCTCGCCGGGGTCTATTTCGAGATCTTCCGTGGCATGTCGGCCCTGGTGCTGATGTTCTGGATGTTCTTCGCCCTGCCGTTCTTCGGCTGGCAGTTGGTGCCCATGTGGGCGGGCGTCAGCGCGCTCGGCCTCACGTACGGCGCCTACGGTTCCGAGATCGTCCGCGGTTCCCTGGCCGCCGTAGCCCCGGCGCAGAAGGAGGCGGGCATCGCGCTCAACTTCACCCGTTGGCAGCGGCTGCGGCTGATCGAGATGCCGCAGGCGTGGCCCGAGATGGTGCCGCCGTTCAATAACCTGCTGGTCGAGCTGCTGAAGGGCACCGCCCTGGTCTCCGTCATCACGGTGGCCGACATGACCTTCGCCGGCAATCTGCTCCGGCTGGGCACCAATGAGACGACCCCGATCTACACGCTGTTGCTGGTCCTGTACTTCGTACTCGCCTTCCTCATCACCCGCGGAATGCGGCTGGTCGAGCGCAAGGCCAAGGCAGGCATCGGGCAGCAGCCGGAGAAGCGGGGCGGGATCACCGCCAAGCTCAGCGCCCGCGGCGAAGCACTGCAGGCCAGTACGGGTTCCGCGGGAGGCAAGTGA
- a CDS encoding IclR family transcriptional regulator: protein MALKHEPTAPYHSAQDALRVLETVARHTTGVTDAGLARATGLGTDRLTPLLRMLRREGYVEQVTDGAYVTGAALSRLTSAHGRDQALREQVQRNLDRLRDSVGAAVYISRYVDGEVHVTQCAEGPSTPAVNEWVDFRRSAHASAIGKSLLGQLDVNARRDHLARHKMARLTSRTITNERVLLSSLDAQAPSVPVLDLQEYAVGTVCAAVPITAGSAVGCLALSLPVAHAHRLRAAADTLNRSAAPVLLSLAL, encoded by the coding sequence GTGGCGCTCAAGCACGAGCCGACCGCGCCGTACCACTCGGCCCAGGACGCCCTGCGCGTACTGGAGACCGTGGCACGACACACCACCGGCGTCACCGACGCCGGGCTCGCCCGCGCGACCGGCCTCGGCACGGACCGGCTGACCCCGCTCCTGCGGATGCTGCGCCGCGAGGGATACGTCGAGCAGGTCACCGACGGCGCGTACGTCACCGGTGCCGCCCTCAGCAGGCTGACCTCGGCGCACGGCCGCGACCAGGCGCTGCGCGAGCAGGTCCAGCGGAACCTCGACCGGCTGCGGGACTCGGTGGGCGCCGCCGTCTACATCAGCCGTTACGTCGACGGCGAGGTCCACGTCACCCAGTGCGCCGAGGGCCCGAGCACCCCCGCGGTGAACGAATGGGTGGACTTCCGGCGCTCCGCCCACGCCAGCGCGATCGGCAAGAGCCTGCTCGGCCAGCTCGACGTGAACGCCCGCCGGGACCACCTCGCCCGCCACAAGATGGCCCGCCTCACCTCGCGCACCATCACCAACGAGCGAGTCCTGCTGTCCAGCCTGGACGCCCAGGCACCCAGCGTGCCGGTCCTCGACCTGCAGGAGTATGCGGTCGGCACGGTGTGCGCGGCGGTCCCCATCACGGCCGGCTCCGCCGTGGGCTGCCTGGCCCTGTCCCTCCCGGTCGCCCACGCGCACCGGCTGCGAGCGGCGGCGGACACCCTGAACCGGAGCGCGGCACCGGTACTGCTGTCCCTCGCGCTCTGA
- a CDS encoding maleate cis-trans isomerase family protein — translation MTALGFLYPGYSAEDDYPRIELLLGSDVRLTLVHTDIGEDAHREDALLEMGSAARLAAGVEELRLSGAEAVVWACTSGSFVYGWEGAHEQVRALARTAGLPASSTSFAFVHAIRELGARRVAIAATYPEDVAAMFSAFLKDAGIEVVSVRGSGIITAAEVGTWGADEVLTMARQGDHPDADAVLLPDTALHTASHLPALEKALAKPVLTANQVTVWEALRLADRRVNAPELGMLFTREPIVQV, via the coding sequence ATGACGGCACTCGGATTCCTCTACCCGGGCTACTCGGCCGAGGACGACTACCCGCGCATCGAGCTGCTCCTGGGCAGCGACGTCCGCCTCACGCTCGTCCACACGGACATCGGCGAGGACGCCCACCGTGAGGACGCGCTGCTGGAGATGGGCTCGGCGGCCCGGCTCGCGGCCGGCGTCGAGGAGCTGCGGCTGTCCGGCGCGGAGGCGGTGGTGTGGGCGTGCACGTCCGGCAGCTTCGTGTACGGCTGGGAGGGCGCCCATGAGCAGGTCCGCGCCCTCGCCCGTACGGCCGGCCTGCCCGCCTCCTCCACGTCCTTCGCCTTCGTCCACGCTATCCGTGAGCTGGGCGCGCGACGGGTCGCGATCGCGGCGACGTATCCGGAGGATGTGGCCGCGATGTTCTCCGCGTTCCTCAAGGACGCGGGGATCGAGGTGGTCTCCGTCCGTGGCAGCGGCATCATCACGGCGGCGGAGGTCGGCACGTGGGGCGCCGACGAGGTCCTCACCATGGCCCGCCAGGGCGACCACCCCGACGCGGACGCCGTCCTCCTCCCGGACACCGCCCTCCACACGGCCTCCCACCTCCCCGCCCTGGAGAAAGCCCTTGCCAAACCGGTGCTCACCGCGAACCAGGTCACGGTCTGGGAAGCCCTGCGGTTGGCCGACCGCCGGGTGAACGCGCCTGAGCTGGGGATGCTGTTCACACGGGAGCCCATTGTGCAGGTGTGA
- a CDS encoding lytic polysaccharide monooxygenase auxiliary activity family 9 protein — protein sequence MRTRIGKKTKWYAVVVGLATTGAFVLSSGGASGHGYTDLPISRQKLCANGTVTNCGAIQWEPQSVEGPKGFPAAGPADGQICSAGHGHFSALDQPKTPSGGAWPTTKVNGGQSYTFRWQFTARHSTTDFRYYVTKNGWNENAPLTRAALDTTPFLTVPYNGQPPATLSHSGTLPSGKSGHHVILAVWTIADTGNAFYACSDVTF from the coding sequence ATGCGTACAAGGATCGGCAAGAAGACCAAGTGGTACGCGGTTGTGGTCGGCCTCGCCACCACGGGAGCGTTCGTGCTCTCCAGCGGCGGCGCCAGCGGCCACGGCTACACCGACCTCCCCATCAGCCGGCAGAAGCTCTGCGCCAACGGCACCGTGACCAACTGCGGGGCCATCCAGTGGGAGCCCCAGAGCGTCGAGGGTCCCAAGGGCTTCCCGGCGGCCGGACCCGCGGACGGGCAGATCTGTTCCGCCGGCCATGGCCACTTCAGCGCGCTCGACCAGCCGAAGACGCCGTCCGGCGGCGCCTGGCCCACCACCAAGGTCAACGGCGGGCAGAGCTACACCTTCCGCTGGCAGTTCACGGCGCGGCACTCGACGACCGACTTCCGGTACTACGTCACCAAGAACGGGTGGAACGAGAACGCCCCACTGACCCGGGCCGCCCTCGACACCACCCCGTTCCTGACCGTCCCCTACAACGGCCAGCCCCCGGCGACGCTCTCCCACAGCGGCACCCTGCCGTCCGGCAAGAGCGGGCACCACGTGATCCTCGCGGTGTGGACGATCGCCGACACGGGCAACGCGTTCTACGCCTGCTCGGACGTCACGTTCTGA